The Methylomusa anaerophila genome has a segment encoding these proteins:
- a CDS encoding phosphatase PAP2 family protein, with protein MNMLKLLRQRDSFSKALIWAVGVGLATILLVLTMKKSGNIDIWALAYNIGNQGNDLFLILTNLLIIGWALNKRWRSIIYLTLTLDAAVWAVVQGVKALHLTTEWAYRPNGGAGGFPSGHATHAFAMAFLLTLFFPRLAWLWYGCAAVISWSRVESDWHTGFQVTVGVVLGIGTVLLLVGRWLKHPDAAQAIGRFQQGKPAVQTDQKYVIE; from the coding sequence ATGAACATGCTTAAGCTGCTTCGGCAGCGGGATAGTTTTTCCAAGGCATTGATATGGGCGGTCGGAGTAGGGTTGGCAACTATTCTGCTGGTACTGACAATGAAAAAGAGCGGCAATATCGATATATGGGCCTTGGCATATAATATTGGCAACCAGGGAAATGATCTGTTTCTCATACTGACCAATCTCCTCATTATCGGTTGGGCTTTGAACAAGAGATGGCGCAGTATTATTTATCTCACTTTAACGCTTGATGCTGCCGTGTGGGCTGTCGTTCAGGGAGTCAAGGCCCTCCACTTAACAACAGAATGGGCCTATAGACCTAATGGCGGGGCGGGAGGATTTCCCAGCGGGCACGCTACCCATGCGTTTGCCATGGCTTTCCTATTGACTCTTTTTTTTCCCCGGCTGGCTTGGTTATGGTACGGATGTGCCGCCGTTATTTCCTGGTCCCGGGTGGAATCGGACTGGCACACCGGTTTTCAAGTAACGGTAGGGGTTGTATTAGGGATCGGAACGGTGTTGCTGTTAGTCGGCAGATGGTTAAAACATCCTGATGCCGCGCAGGCGATTGGGCGGTTCCAGCAGGGAAAGCCGGCAGTTCAAACGGATCAAAAATATGTCATCGAGTAA
- a CDS encoding LptF/LptG family permease: MRIIDKCIIREMLGPFIFGVCAFSSVFIGGGTLFRIAQYISKYGASIKVVIQLFLYNIPSVIMWTFPMSVLLATLMCFGRLSGCGELTAMRAAGQSFYRLALPVFITAFSIFVFSVVFNETVVPSATAAYNRLVFYEIEHNTKLKSQEHLVLLNKNQGAVNRLTYATKYDENTRSMLDVTVQEFENNIPVRVQTAQRAVWEDGRWVFYSGIMQDLSGDGSIHALHFDQQEVPVEKNEFANNASEPEEMTIKQLKQTIQVLPGNSQEKRRYEVELHQRLSIPAACLVFALIGSPLGVTSQRVSSSNGLGISVLVIFLYYIIMTGSTVAAQNGAISPVLAAWLPNIAGGAIGLRLILKAAA; the protein is encoded by the coding sequence ATGCGTATAATTGATAAGTGCATAATCCGGGAAATGCTGGGTCCTTTTATTTTTGGGGTATGTGCTTTTTCCAGTGTTTTTATTGGCGGCGGGACGTTGTTTCGCATTGCTCAGTATATTAGTAAGTATGGAGCATCGATAAAGGTTGTCATTCAACTTTTTCTTTACAACATCCCCAGTGTTATCATGTGGACCTTTCCCATGTCGGTTCTGCTGGCCACACTAATGTGTTTTGGCCGGCTTTCCGGCTGCGGGGAACTAACCGCCATGCGCGCGGCGGGACAAAGCTTTTACAGGCTGGCGCTGCCGGTGTTTATTACGGCTTTTTCAATATTCGTTTTCTCGGTTGTATTTAATGAAACGGTTGTACCGTCCGCCACCGCCGCCTATAACCGTTTGGTGTTTTACGAGATTGAGCACAATACGAAGCTAAAAAGCCAGGAACATCTCGTCCTGCTTAATAAGAATCAGGGAGCTGTCAACCGGTTAACCTATGCCACCAAGTATGACGAAAACACCAGATCCATGCTGGATGTTACTGTGCAGGAGTTTGAAAACAATATACCCGTAAGGGTGCAAACGGCGCAGCGAGCGGTATGGGAAGACGGGAGATGGGTTTTTTATTCCGGAATCATGCAGGATTTGTCCGGTGACGGCAGCATTCACGCCCTGCACTTTGATCAACAGGAAGTACCGGTAGAGAAGAACGAGTTTGCCAATAATGCCAGTGAGCCGGAAGAAATGACAATTAAGCAATTGAAGCAGACAATCCAAGTCTTGCCTGGCAACTCGCAAGAAAAGCGCCGGTATGAAGTGGAATTGCACCAGCGCTTATCTATTCCGGCGGCATGTCTGGTATTTGCCCTGATTGGGTCGCCTCTTGGCGTTACTTCCCAGCGGGTAAGCTCATCTAACGGCCTTGGAATCAGTGTCCTGGTAATATTTCTTTACTATATTATCATGACCGGCAGCACAGTCGCAGCTCAGAACGGCGCCATATCGCCGGTATTGGCAGCCTGGCTGCCCAATATTGCCGGTGGAGCCATTGGCTTGCGCCTGATACTAAAGGCGGCGGCATAA
- a CDS encoding glycosyltransferase family 4 protein codes for MTSVHSLRVGIPVIGGKGWIGGVSHLEHHVKAVASLPAQERPQLFLIVSGETREGFRLYLPFAEKFDGIICFGTGFSGLADQTGLPVIDVHTWDDLFCKIDFYFPVNFNVIPDRPAASWVHDFQHKYRPDFFSPQDLAIRDELCSRVAAQSRLVYCSSRAVEQDFRKFYPESQAVTRVLPFHILPEDDWYRGDPAAIQEKYGLPDRFILCSNQFWLHKNHRRLFDAIAALRQTGLDVHLACTGMTDDFRRPQYMEELQKHISESGVSDLIHILGLVPRQDQIQLVRRSLFVVQPSLFEGLSLIVQECRSLGKTILLSDLPVHLEHEYGVYFQRENTADLASKISALLPVCLPGPDFKRETEARMQADCLAKIFARSFSDLVVESQAIFSKKQTAAAPANSGNGQEAAIIVATSLVPGGEFCNQYRAVASWLKLGCKIISVNAQEDIPLLKNKFPDIIFIEAKDNVSKYGRPYVFIHEVLAALRRQPAGICGIIPPDVCLFDEHLPGVIAREAANSLVYIGRTDIEPVEAQPAWNIPGAGCLFFPQEIIDKYPHPQEDFCLNLPWYDYWLLLAARENHITIKRFPIPLAYHILHQPRYPQELDVILAHSLEKYAPAPLELTDDTVGKYHQTLSHLLAKHFGVIPYTVG; via the coding sequence ATGACTTCGGTTCACAGCCTGCGGGTGGGTATTCCGGTAATAGGCGGCAAAGGCTGGATTGGCGGCGTGTCTCATCTGGAACATCACGTCAAAGCAGTAGCCTCTTTACCGGCACAGGAACGCCCGCAGTTATTCCTTATCGTATCCGGCGAAACCCGGGAAGGCTTCCGGCTGTATCTTCCTTTTGCCGAAAAATTTGACGGCATCATTTGTTTTGGAACCGGTTTCTCAGGCCTTGCGGACCAAACCGGCCTGCCGGTCATTGACGTCCATACCTGGGATGATCTCTTCTGTAAAATCGACTTTTATTTTCCAGTTAATTTTAACGTCATTCCGGACCGGCCGGCTGCTTCCTGGGTCCATGACTTTCAGCACAAATACCGGCCTGACTTTTTTTCTCCCCAGGACTTGGCAATACGGGATGAGCTTTGCTCCCGGGTAGCGGCCCAATCCCGGCTGGTTTATTGCAGCAGCCGGGCAGTCGAGCAGGATTTCCGGAAGTTTTACCCGGAATCACAGGCTGTCACCCGAGTTCTTCCTTTCCACATCCTGCCGGAAGACGACTGGTATCGGGGAGACCCTGCCGCCATCCAGGAAAAATATGGCCTGCCAGACAGGTTTATTCTGTGTTCCAACCAATTTTGGCTGCATAAAAATCATCGCCGCCTGTTTGACGCAATCGCCGCGCTCAGACAAACAGGCCTGGATGTACATCTGGCGTGCACAGGAATGACTGACGACTTCCGCCGGCCGCAATATATGGAAGAACTGCAAAAACATATATCCGAAAGCGGCGTTTCAGATTTGATACATATTTTGGGCTTGGTGCCCAGACAGGACCAAATTCAGCTCGTCCGCCGCAGCTTGTTTGTCGTGCAGCCCTCACTTTTTGAAGGCTTGAGCTTAATCGTTCAGGAGTGCCGGTCCTTAGGCAAAACCATTCTCTTATCCGACCTTCCCGTTCACTTGGAACATGAATACGGCGTGTACTTCCAACGGGAAAATACAGCCGATCTGGCCAGCAAAATATCGGCGCTCCTGCCTGTTTGCCTGCCGGGTCCTGACTTCAAACGGGAGACAGAGGCCCGAATGCAAGCCGATTGCCTGGCGAAAATATTCGCCAGATCTTTCTCCGACCTGGTAGTAGAATCGCAGGCAATCTTCAGCAAAAAGCAAACAGCCGCTGCACCAGCTAATTCAGGGAACGGGCAAGAGGCGGCCATCATTGTAGCCACTTCCCTAGTCCCCGGGGGGGAATTTTGCAACCAGTACCGGGCAGTGGCCAGTTGGCTTAAACTGGGCTGTAAAATTATTTCGGTCAACGCGCAGGAAGATATCCCGCTTCTCAAAAACAAATTTCCCGATATAATATTCATCGAGGCCAAAGACAACGTAAGCAAATATGGACGCCCCTATGTTTTTATCCATGAAGTTCTGGCAGCATTACGCCGGCAACCGGCCGGAATATGTGGAATCATACCGCCGGATGTTTGCCTGTTCGACGAACACCTGCCAGGCGTCATAGCGAGAGAGGCGGCTAATTCCCTGGTTTATATCGGCAGGACCGATATTGAACCGGTGGAAGCCCAGCCTGCCTGGAATATTCCCGGAGCAGGCTGCCTATTTTTCCCGCAAGAAATAATTGACAAATATCCGCATCCGCAGGAAGATTTCTGCCTAAACCTGCCCTGGTACGACTACTGGCTGCTGCTGGCTGCCCGGGAGAATCATATCACAATAAAAAGATTCCCCATACCTTTGGCCTACCATATTCTCCACCAACCCCGCTATCCGCAAGAACTTGATGTAATTCTTGCTCATAGCCTGGAGAAATATGCCCCCGCCCCTTTAGAGCTGACAGATGATACGGTCGGCAAATACCACCAAACCCTATCGCACCTCCTTGCCAAGCATTTTGGCGTAATACCGTATACCGTAGGATGA
- a CDS encoding ABC transporter ATP-binding protein gives MGNEIAAAAVEVNNVSFTYLGRGGPSLANVDLNIPAGDFLLITGATGCGKSTLLKTFNGLIPHESGGLLTGDVRVEGRNIRDLSVAELSRTVGMMFQSPDDQIFSTTAADETAFILENMGVDFKEIPGRVSEALAWVGLEGMETTSVHALSGGQKQRLALAAVLVAQPRILALDEPISQLDPQGGAELLRVVYRLNRTRGITVVMVEHRLHEVLPLCRHVAVMDSGKIVWQGTRQQAFLQPEVFVRRGLRLPQTVDVCRRLGVDVSTASVPGTVAAVRQSYTVPACRAAAATAPAIDGSGSGREQPVIEINGLVFQYEKKGPKILDDISLTIGKGQFVALMGNNGAGKSTLLNHIGGLLRPVAGQVRVMGKDARQAGCQVGLVLQNPDFMLFNTTVTAEVAFALRRQNKPGGWAHCRRLIARLGLNGLEDDFPLALSRGQRLRVAIAAVLSYQPAVLLLDEPTTGQDIGHIEEVVGLLKEYVTGGGTVIFCTHDTEVAARHAGRVVVMTGGRVVADAPPAQIFSRKDLLCSAGLKPPAVLEFARQLYGGTALTVEEVVSYVRQDALGSNAVGYLYF, from the coding sequence TTGGGGAATGAGATTGCGGCTGCGGCTGTTGAAGTTAATAATGTGTCTTTTACTTACCTGGGGCGGGGCGGGCCCAGTTTAGCCAACGTGGACTTAAACATACCGGCAGGCGATTTTTTGCTGATCACCGGCGCTACCGGCTGCGGCAAGAGTACGCTGTTAAAAACCTTCAACGGGCTTATTCCCCATGAAAGCGGCGGCCTTTTAACCGGCGACGTGCGGGTTGAAGGCCGGAACATCCGGGATTTGTCCGTAGCGGAGCTTAGCCGTACCGTGGGCATGATGTTCCAGAGTCCTGACGATCAGATTTTTTCCACAACAGCGGCGGATGAAACGGCCTTTATTCTGGAAAATATGGGGGTCGATTTTAAGGAAATACCGGGCCGGGTCAGTGAGGCCCTGGCCTGGGTCGGCCTGGAAGGGATGGAAACAACAAGTGTCCATGCTTTGTCAGGCGGGCAGAAACAGCGTTTGGCCCTGGCGGCGGTGTTGGTGGCCCAGCCGCGGATACTGGCCCTTGACGAACCTATCAGCCAGCTTGACCCCCAGGGCGGGGCGGAATTGCTGCGGGTGGTATACCGTCTGAACCGGACGCGGGGCATTACCGTCGTTATGGTGGAGCACCGCCTGCACGAAGTACTGCCGCTGTGCCGGCATGTAGCCGTTATGGACAGCGGAAAAATTGTTTGGCAGGGGACGCGGCAACAAGCTTTTCTCCAGCCGGAAGTTTTTGTCCGGCGCGGTCTCAGATTGCCGCAAACTGTGGATGTTTGCCGGCGATTGGGGGTGGATGTGTCGACGGCGTCGGTGCCGGGAACCGTCGCGGCGGTGCGGCAAAGTTACACCGTGCCGGCTTGCCGCGCTGCCGCGGCAACGGCGCCGGCTATTGACGGTTCCGGCAGCGGCAGGGAACAGCCGGTCATCGAAATCAACGGGCTGGTATTTCAGTATGAAAAAAAAGGCCCGAAAATCCTGGACGATATTTCCCTGACCATTGGCAAAGGACAGTTTGTGGCTCTGATGGGAAATAACGGCGCCGGCAAGTCCACATTGCTGAATCATATCGGCGGCTTGCTCAGGCCTGTGGCGGGACAGGTCCGGGTTATGGGGAAAGACGCCCGGCAGGCAGGCTGCCAAGTAGGGCTGGTGCTGCAAAATCCGGATTTTATGCTGTTTAATACTACCGTGACGGCGGAAGTGGCTTTTGCCTTGCGCCGCCAAAACAAACCGGGCGGTTGGGCGCATTGCCGGCGGCTGATAGCCAGGCTGGGACTAAACGGGCTGGAAGACGATTTCCCGCTGGCGTTAAGCCGCGGTCAGCGCCTCCGGGTGGCCATTGCCGCCGTGTTGTCTTACCAGCCGGCGGTCCTGCTGCTGGATGAGCCGACAACCGGACAGGATATCGGGCATATTGAGGAAGTGGTCGGTTTGCTGAAAGAATATGTGACCGGCGGCGGGACGGTTATTTTTTGTACCCACGATACGGAGGTGGCTGCGAGACACGCCGGACGGGTTGTGGTTATGACCGGGGGAAGAGTGGTGGCTGATGCGCCGCCGGCGCAGATTTTTTCCCGGAAAGACCTGCTCTGTTCCGCCGGCTTAAAACCGCCCGCTGTTCTCGAATTTGCCCGGCAGTTATACGGCGGGACAGCGCTGACAGTGGAAGAGGTGGTTTCTTATGTACGACAGGACGCTCTGGGAAGCAACGCCGTCGGATACCTTTATTTTTAA
- a CDS encoding energy-coupling factor transporter transmembrane component T family protein, producing MYDRTLWEATPSDTFIFKLDARTKIVLLAVSAFSAIGLDSPRSLFLLFCLTLILHAMARSSLPRWRILLIFLLFGMWGSMVSQALFYNQEPRTVLACMVSPAAPVVGAWTGGIFLYREGLEYGAVQALRSGIMLATGLLICWNSDPRQLLRCFMHWKMPYEFAFMLTIGLRFLPLMFHEMAVVLTAQRLRGFEPLKTLAPQRLVRTAFQTLFPILARTLRRAVTLAFSVESRSFGHGGRRVDMTPWPLLQKSLCLLAMLGLACMAALKTMYALQYNGIAYFPALRNVYDFIVMWM from the coding sequence ATGTACGACAGGACGCTCTGGGAAGCAACGCCGTCGGATACCTTTATTTTTAAACTTGACGCCAGGACTAAAATAGTCCTGCTGGCGGTGAGCGCATTTAGCGCCATCGGCCTTGACAGTCCCCGTTCCCTGTTTTTGCTGTTTTGCCTGACCCTGATCCTGCACGCAATGGCGCGATCCTCTCTGCCCCGGTGGCGGATTCTGCTTATATTCCTGTTGTTCGGCATGTGGGGTTCCATGGTGAGCCAGGCATTGTTTTACAATCAGGAACCCCGCACCGTGCTAGCCTGCATGGTGTCTCCCGCCGCACCGGTGGTGGGCGCCTGGACCGGGGGAATATTTCTCTACCGGGAAGGATTGGAATACGGGGCGGTGCAGGCCCTCAGGTCAGGTATCATGCTGGCTACAGGACTTTTAATTTGCTGGAACTCCGACCCGCGGCAACTGCTGCGCTGTTTTATGCATTGGAAGATGCCTTATGAATTTGCGTTTATGCTGACAATCGGTCTGCGCTTTCTGCCGTTGATGTTTCATGAAATGGCGGTGGTGCTGACGGCGCAGCGGCTGCGGGGGTTCGAGCCTTTAAAGACGCTGGCGCCGCAAAGATTGGTCAGGACGGCTTTCCAGACGCTTTTTCCCATATTGGCGCGGACTTTAAGGCGGGCGGTTACTTTGGCATTTTCCGTGGAGAGCCGCAGCTTTGGCCACGGTGGGCGCCGGGTAGATATGACGCCCTGGCCGTTGCTGCAAAAGTCCCTGTGTCTGTTGGCAATGCTTGGACTAGCCTGCATGGCGGCGTTAAAAACCATGTATGCGCTGCAATACAACGGTATTGCTTACTTTCCGGCATTGCGCAATGTGTATGACTTTATCGTTATGTGGATGTGA